In the Holophagales bacterium genome, one interval contains:
- a CDS encoding SIS domain-containing protein: MKRSRLRAEIGEQPDVLTRLLVREGANVRRIARGLSRHDLRFVLIAARGTSDNAARYAQYALGLTCRLPVALAGPSLVTLYDSPPKLKGALVVGISQSGRSPDVVETIAAARSAGSPTLAIVNDPESPLARAAAEVIPLHAGEEKSIAATKTYTAQLLAVALLASALSSSRRFAEGLGALPDAVADTLGVEAAARRAAARLAHASRLVVLSRGLNYPTAHEIALKLKELALLDAEALSGADFMHGPIALAGPKLPTIVVSPPGTATEADLAALAAELRRRGSPVLLIGPAGRGSLPVPRLPELLSPIVAVVPGQLLAFHAARARGLDPDAPRGLSKVTETR; the protein is encoded by the coding sequence ATGAAACGCTCGCGTCTTCGCGCCGAGATCGGCGAACAGCCCGACGTCCTGACGCGCCTCCTCGTCCGCGAGGGCGCGAATGTCCGGCGGATCGCACGCGGCCTCTCGCGCCACGACCTGCGCTTCGTCCTGATCGCCGCGCGCGGCACGTCCGACAACGCCGCCCGCTACGCGCAGTACGCCCTCGGCCTGACCTGCCGTCTGCCGGTCGCGCTTGCCGGTCCGTCTCTCGTCACGCTGTACGACAGTCCCCCGAAACTCAAGGGCGCGCTCGTCGTCGGCATCTCGCAGTCGGGCCGCTCACCCGACGTCGTCGAGACGATCGCCGCCGCCCGCTCAGCGGGATCCCCGACCCTCGCCATCGTGAACGACCCCGAGAGTCCGCTCGCCCGAGCGGCGGCCGAGGTGATCCCGCTCCACGCCGGCGAGGAGAAGAGCATCGCGGCGACGAAGACCTACACCGCCCAGCTCCTGGCCGTCGCGCTCCTGGCCTCCGCCCTGTCGTCCTCGCGGCGCTTCGCCGAAGGGCTCGGGGCCCTCCCCGACGCCGTCGCGGACACCCTCGGCGTCGAGGCCGCCGCCCGGCGCGCCGCCGCCCGGCTGGCGCACGCGTCGCGCCTCGTCGTCCTGTCGCGCGGCCTGAACTACCCGACGGCCCACGAGATCGCCCTCAAGCTGAAGGAGCTCGCGCTCCTCGACGCGGAAGCCCTCTCGGGCGCCGACTTCATGCACGGCCCAATCGCCCTCGCCGGTCCGAAACTCCCTACGATCGTCGTCTCGCCTCCCGGCACGGCAACCGAGGCCGATCTCGCCGCGCTGGCCGCCGAGCTGAGGCGGCGCGGGAGCCCGGTCCTCCTCATCGGCCCCGCCGGGCGCGGGTCTCTGCCGGTCCCACGCCTCCCCGAGCTCCTTTCGCCCATCGTCGCCGTCGTTCCCGGGCAGCTTCTCGCCTTCCACGCGGCCCGCGCGCGCGGCCTCGATCCCGACGCTCCGCGCGGCCTTTCGAAGGTGACGGAGACCCGTTGA
- a CDS encoding biotin-dependent carboxyltransferase family protein: MIRVLSPGLLTTVQDLGRPGLGAFGVPPGGAADAHALRLGNLLLGNDEGAAALEATLAGPELVFEDEGLVVLAGAPFAAMLDGEELAAWSAIRVRAGSRLTLGRAVSGARGYLCVRGGIDVPHVLGSRSTDVATGFGGLLGRALAAGDLLPIGPPLAPPRGLSVDAAAARWNGPRRLLRVTPGPQQHWFSPKALATFFSCSFRVSASSSRTGVRLEGEPLEAPTRSLVTEGVVAGAVQVPAGGLPIVLLVEHPSTGGYPKIASVISADLSALAQLRPGDEVRFARVSFDEARRWILEREARINRPGVFLP, encoded by the coding sequence ATGATCCGCGTCCTCTCGCCGGGGCTCCTGACGACCGTCCAGGATCTCGGGCGCCCCGGTCTCGGTGCGTTCGGCGTTCCGCCGGGCGGGGCCGCCGACGCGCACGCGCTCCGCCTCGGGAACCTCCTCCTCGGCAACGACGAAGGGGCGGCGGCCCTGGAGGCGACGCTCGCAGGTCCGGAGCTCGTCTTCGAGGACGAGGGGCTCGTCGTGCTGGCCGGGGCCCCGTTCGCGGCGATGCTCGACGGGGAAGAGCTCGCGGCGTGGAGCGCGATCCGCGTGCGCGCCGGCAGCCGACTCACCCTCGGGCGTGCGGTGTCCGGCGCCCGCGGGTACCTCTGCGTCCGCGGCGGAATCGACGTCCCGCACGTCCTCGGCAGCCGGTCGACCGACGTCGCGACGGGTTTCGGGGGACTCCTGGGGCGTGCGCTGGCGGCCGGAGACCTCCTCCCGATCGGACCGCCCCTTGCCCCGCCGCGGGGCCTGAGCGTCGACGCCGCGGCCGCGCGCTGGAACGGGCCGCGCCGCCTCCTGCGCGTCACGCCGGGACCCCAACAGCACTGGTTCTCACCGAAAGCGCTCGCGACCTTCTTCTCCTGCTCCTTCCGGGTTTCTGCCTCCTCCAGCCGGACCGGCGTCCGGCTCGAGGGTGAGCCGCTCGAGGCGCCCACCCGGTCGCTCGTCACGGAGGGGGTCGTCGCGGGGGCGGTCCAGGTCCCGGCAGGGGGGCTGCCGATCGTCCTTCTCGTCGAGCACCCTTCGACGGGCGGATATCCGAAGATTGCGAGCGTGATCTCCGCCGATCTCTCCGCCCTCGCCCAGCTCCGTCCCGGCGACGAGGTCCGCTTCGCGCGGGTCTCGTTCGATGAGGCGCGCCGGTGGATCCTCGAGCGCGAGGCACGGATCAACCGACCCGGAGTCTTCCTGCCGTGA
- a CDS encoding LamB/YcsF family protein: protein MDLNADVGESPELVEVEDALLDVVTSVNVACGGHAGDAASMERVVRAALARGVAVGAHPSYPDREGFGRRTMRISLEEVSAAVAGQVAAFLVVAQRCGARLAHVKPHGALYNAAAKDEALARAIAEGVARVAPGVVLVGLAGSVMLQGFSEEGFPFAGEAFADRGYEPDGTLTPRGRPGALKATAEEAAGQAVSIAARGEVVASSGEIVAVDARTLCLHSDTPGAVDFARAIAARLREAGVEIRAL, encoded by the coding sequence ATCGACCTGAACGCCGACGTCGGAGAGAGCCCGGAGCTGGTCGAGGTCGAGGACGCCCTCCTCGACGTCGTCACGTCCGTCAACGTCGCCTGCGGCGGCCACGCGGGAGATGCCGCGTCGATGGAACGGGTCGTCCGCGCGGCTCTCGCCCGTGGCGTCGCCGTCGGGGCGCACCCGTCCTACCCCGACCGCGAGGGATTCGGCCGGCGGACGATGAGGATCTCCCTGGAAGAGGTCTCCGCCGCCGTCGCCGGCCAGGTGGCGGCGTTCCTCGTCGTGGCGCAGCGCTGCGGAGCGCGGCTCGCGCACGTCAAGCCGCACGGAGCCCTCTACAACGCAGCGGCGAAGGACGAGGCCCTCGCGCGGGCGATCGCCGAAGGCGTCGCGCGCGTCGCCCCGGGCGTCGTCCTCGTCGGCCTCGCCGGCTCGGTGATGCTCCAGGGCTTTTCCGAAGAAGGGTTCCCTTTCGCGGGCGAGGCTTTCGCCGACCGCGGCTACGAGCCCGACGGAACCCTGACGCCGCGCGGGAGGCCCGGCGCGCTGAAGGCGACGGCAGAAGAAGCGGCCGGGCAGGCGGTCTCGATCGCCGCCCGCGGCGAGGTCGTCGCGTCGAGCGGCGAGATCGTCGCCGTCGACGCGAGGACGCTCTGTCTCCACTCCGACACCCCGGGCGCGGTCGACTTCGCGAGGGCCATCGCCGCGCGGCTCCGTGAAGCGGGGGTCGAGATCCGCGCCCTCTGA
- a CDS encoding MFS transporter: MLDAMDVMLYAFALTAIRAEFGLDGAQAGLLASVTLIASAVGGIGAGILADRFGRARILVLSILAYALFTGATATARTVAELALWRALVGLGLGAEWSAGSVLVAETWPAAHRGKAIGLMQSGWAIGYILAAVLAAVVIPSFGWRPLFVLGVLPGLLAVWVRWRVPEPAIWRERGVRTRGGPGLSILLRPPLLGRVVAATSLSTALLFAYWGLFTWIPSFLAAPAAAGGAGLGLVRSTGFIVAMQAGAFLGYTTFGFLADRFGRRPVFLAFVLGAAVVVPAFGLFARSEAAILLLAPLVGYLGHGYFSVFGALLAELFPSAVRGAAQGFCYNAGRAVSALAPFTIGALADRHGIGSALALTAAFYVAGAFLMRFLPETKGQELA; encoded by the coding sequence ATGCTCGACGCGATGGACGTGATGCTCTACGCGTTCGCCCTGACGGCGATCCGGGCGGAGTTCGGCCTCGACGGCGCGCAGGCGGGCCTTCTCGCGTCGGTCACGCTCATCGCCTCCGCGGTCGGCGGAATCGGCGCGGGGATCCTCGCCGACCGGTTCGGCCGGGCGCGCATCCTCGTCCTCTCCATCCTCGCCTACGCCCTCTTCACCGGCGCGACGGCGACCGCCCGCACCGTCGCCGAGCTGGCGCTCTGGCGCGCCCTCGTCGGCCTCGGCCTCGGGGCGGAGTGGTCGGCGGGCTCGGTCCTCGTCGCCGAGACCTGGCCCGCCGCGCACCGGGGAAAGGCGATCGGCCTGATGCAGTCGGGATGGGCCATCGGCTACATCCTGGCGGCGGTCCTCGCCGCCGTCGTCATCCCGAGCTTCGGCTGGCGGCCGCTCTTCGTCCTCGGAGTCCTTCCCGGCCTGCTCGCGGTCTGGGTGAGGTGGCGCGTGCCGGAGCCGGCGATCTGGAGAGAGCGCGGCGTCCGCACGAGAGGCGGGCCCGGCCTCTCCATCCTCCTGCGTCCTCCGCTCCTCGGCCGCGTCGTCGCCGCGACGTCGCTCTCCACGGCGCTTCTCTTCGCCTACTGGGGGCTCTTCACCTGGATCCCGAGCTTCCTCGCCGCGCCCGCGGCGGCCGGCGGCGCGGGGCTCGGCCTCGTCCGGTCGACCGGCTTCATCGTCGCGATGCAGGCGGGGGCCTTCCTCGGCTACACGACGTTCGGATTCCTCGCCGACCGGTTCGGCCGGCGGCCCGTCTTCCTCGCCTTCGTTCTCGGCGCGGCGGTCGTCGTCCCCGCCTTCGGCCTCTTCGCGCGCTCGGAAGCGGCGATCCTCCTTCTCGCCCCGCTCGTCGGCTACCTCGGGCACGGCTACTTCTCGGTCTTCGGCGCGCTCCTGGCCGAGCTGTTCCCGTCGGCGGTGCGAGGCGCCGCGCAGGGCTTCTGCTACAACGCGGGGCGCGCGGTGAGCGCCCTGGCGCCGTTCACGATCGGGGCCCTCGCCGACCGGCACGGCATCGGGAGCGCCCTCGCCCTGACGGCGGCCTTCTACGTCGCCGGGGCCTTCCTCATGCGATTCCTTCCGGAGACGAAGGGGCAGGAGCTCGCGTGA
- the pxpB gene encoding 5-oxoprolinase subunit PxpB: MKRSLRAILAHGNPGPARRRGKALPAYRAGRVSGDDAPPIPRLVPSSDAALLAVLAAEPSESATAAVLALRAALAASPPPGLVDLRPAYTSLLVVFDPRTTTHEEIERIVMPLLPPPGLALAPAERTVEIPVCYEGECAPDLADVARGAGLAPEEAAALHAGASYRVAFLGFSPGFAYLLGLPPGLATPRLPAPRLRVPAGSVGIAGGQTGLYPRATPGGWRLVGRTPVPLFDPGREGASLLLPGDAVRFVPVSRHDFDLFSKGPR, from the coding sequence ATGAAGCGTTCCCTCCGCGCGATTTTGGCCCACGGTAATCCCGGGCCGGCCCGGCGTCGAGGGAAAGCGCTTCCCGCGTATCGTGCGGGGAGAGTGAGCGGCGACGACGCCCCCCCGATTCCCCGTCTCGTCCCTTCGAGCGACGCTGCGCTCCTCGCCGTCCTGGCCGCCGAACCGTCCGAGAGCGCCACGGCCGCGGTCCTCGCCCTGCGCGCAGCGCTCGCGGCGAGCCCGCCACCCGGCCTCGTCGACCTGCGGCCGGCCTACACGTCGCTCCTCGTCGTCTTCGACCCGCGGACGACGACACACGAAGAGATCGAACGCATCGTCATGCCGCTCCTGCCTCCCCCGGGGCTCGCCCTCGCGCCCGCGGAGCGGACGGTCGAGATCCCGGTCTGCTACGAGGGGGAGTGCGCGCCGGACCTTGCGGACGTCGCCCGTGGGGCGGGGCTCGCGCCCGAGGAGGCGGCCGCACTCCACGCGGGAGCGTCCTACCGCGTCGCATTCCTCGGCTTCTCACCCGGCTTCGCCTATCTCCTCGGTCTCCCGCCGGGCCTCGCGACCCCGCGGCTTCCCGCGCCGCGCCTGCGGGTGCCGGCCGGAAGCGTCGGGATCGCGGGAGGCCAGACGGGGCTCTACCCGCGCGCGACGCCGGGCGGCTGGAGACTCGTAGGGCGGACGCCGGTTCCACTCTTCGACCCGGGCCGCGAGGGCGCGTCGCTTCTCCTGCCCGGCGACGCGGTCCGGTTCGTCCCCGTCTCACGGCACGACTTCGACCTCTTCTCAAAGGGACCGCGATGA
- a CDS encoding acyl-CoA dehydrogenase family protein: protein MSPTLDALLPSPARFLEGRLGPLRNPRVLAGYEAYFEGRGKGISEAVDRAGTPPLRMFDRFGARIDEVVFPPEYRELLTKGYEAGVVFKAVEEGDLLASYQVGYVTSFYDAGLYCPHTVSLSTAIPLAKYGSADLRAKYLPKLLKRDDSVWQGATWMTEAKGGSDLGSFVETVARPDGDRWLLTGEKYFTSNVGAELAIAAARPEGAPAGVRGLELFLVPQRRDDGTLNFRVRRLKDKIGTRSVPTGEVELDGSVGFLLGERGQGTYLVLEALNVSRVCNSVGAVALTQRALHEAWSFAKGRVAFGKPVAEQPLFARQARERHETLLDAFALAWEAVTLLSEVWRETPRYSDRYHLFRLVAHLSKYWTAEVAVQTAKWAMEAHGGAGILTDYPVERLLREAMILGIWEGTPHRQILDGMEVVEKKRVHVPLLDGIAARGGNPVALAMSRSEVDEWLALPAERKEAESERVFARLAGTVARELRRATT from the coding sequence ATGAGCCCAACGCTGGACGCGCTCCTCCCCTCCCCGGCCCGGTTCCTGGAAGGGCGCCTCGGTCCCCTGCGCAATCCAAGGGTCCTCGCCGGCTACGAGGCGTATTTCGAAGGGCGCGGAAAGGGGATCTCCGAGGCGGTCGACCGGGCCGGAACGCCCCCTCTCCGGATGTTCGACCGCTTCGGAGCGCGCATCGACGAGGTCGTCTTCCCGCCCGAGTACCGCGAGCTCCTGACGAAGGGGTACGAGGCCGGCGTCGTCTTCAAGGCCGTCGAGGAGGGGGACCTCCTCGCGTCGTACCAGGTCGGCTACGTGACGTCCTTCTACGATGCGGGGCTCTACTGCCCTCACACGGTGTCGCTCTCGACGGCGATCCCGCTCGCCAAGTACGGCTCGGCGGATCTCAGGGCGAAGTACCTCCCGAAGCTCCTGAAGCGGGACGACTCCGTCTGGCAGGGGGCGACCTGGATGACCGAGGCGAAGGGGGGCTCGGACCTCGGCTCGTTCGTGGAGACCGTCGCCCGTCCCGACGGCGACCGCTGGCTCCTGACGGGCGAGAAGTACTTCACGAGCAACGTCGGCGCCGAGCTGGCGATCGCAGCGGCCCGCCCGGAAGGCGCACCGGCCGGCGTCCGCGGCCTCGAGCTCTTCCTCGTGCCGCAGCGGCGCGACGACGGCACGCTCAACTTCCGGGTCCGCAGGCTCAAGGACAAGATCGGCACGCGCTCCGTCCCGACCGGCGAGGTCGAGCTGGACGGCAGCGTCGGGTTCCTCCTCGGCGAGCGCGGCCAGGGGACCTACCTCGTCCTCGAGGCGCTCAACGTCTCACGTGTCTGCAACAGCGTCGGAGCGGTCGCGCTGACGCAGCGGGCGCTCCACGAGGCCTGGAGCTTCGCGAAGGGACGCGTCGCGTTCGGAAAGCCGGTCGCCGAGCAGCCCCTCTTCGCGCGCCAGGCGCGGGAGCGGCACGAGACGCTCCTCGACGCGTTCGCCCTCGCCTGGGAGGCGGTGACGCTTCTTTCGGAGGTCTGGCGCGAGACGCCGCGCTACTCCGACCGCTACCACCTCTTCCGGCTGGTGGCCCACCTCTCGAAGTACTGGACGGCCGAGGTCGCCGTGCAGACGGCGAAGTGGGCGATGGAGGCGCACGGCGGCGCCGGCATCCTCACCGACTACCCCGTCGAGAGGCTCCTGCGCGAGGCGATGATCCTGGGGATCTGGGAAGGGACGCCGCACCGGCAGATCCTCGACGGCATGGAGGTCGTCGAGAAGAAGAGAGTCCACGTCCCGCTCCTCGACGGGATCGCCGCGCGGGGGGGGAACCCCGTCGCCCTCGCAATGTCCCGGTCGGAGGTCGACGAGTGGCTCGCCCTTCCCGCGGAGCGCAAGGAGGCCGAGTCGGAGCGCGTCTTCGCCCGGCTCGCCGGGACGGTGGCCCGAGAGCTGCGCCGCGCGACGACCTGA
- a CDS encoding serine/threonine protein phosphatase, protein MAAGRTIAIGDVHGDLKGLETLLSRLPVLGAGDTLLFVGDYVDRGPDPAGVVRRVRALQKETAARVVLLRGNHEDAWLKACREGAPEFVLPRGNGCYMTYRSFTGGLPPEREEDPTADEMRAMAMGTFFPADVVEWMKTLAYFHEDEHAIYVHAGLPFEGERWLHPSEVKDPRPLLWQRSRTFYQSYAGKRVVFGHTPVKRLPQENSTFTPNDPLDVFLTGGLAGIDTGAGMGGFLSAIELPGCRIYDSR, encoded by the coding sequence ATGGCGGCCGGAAGAACGATTGCGATCGGAGACGTGCACGGGGACCTGAAGGGCCTCGAGACGCTGCTGTCGCGCCTGCCGGTCCTCGGCGCGGGCGACACGCTCCTGTTCGTCGGCGACTACGTCGATCGGGGCCCGGACCCGGCCGGGGTCGTCCGCCGGGTGCGCGCGCTGCAGAAGGAAACCGCGGCCCGCGTCGTCCTCCTTCGCGGAAACCACGAGGACGCCTGGCTGAAGGCGTGCCGCGAGGGCGCGCCCGAGTTCGTCCTTCCCCGCGGGAACGGCTGCTACATGACCTACCGCTCGTTCACCGGAGGCCTTCCTCCCGAGCGGGAGGAGGACCCGACGGCCGACGAGATGCGCGCGATGGCGATGGGCACCTTCTTTCCGGCCGACGTCGTGGAGTGGATGAAGACCCTGGCCTACTTCCACGAGGACGAGCACGCCATCTACGTCCACGCGGGCCTGCCGTTCGAAGGGGAACGCTGGCTCCACCCGTCGGAAGTGAAGGACCCGAGGCCGCTCCTCTGGCAGAGGAGCCGGACCTTCTACCAGAGCTACGCCGGCAAGCGCGTCGTCTTCGGCCACACGCCGGTGAAGCGGCTGCCGCAGGAGAACTCGACCTTCACCCCCAATGACCCGCTCGACGTCTTCCTCACGGGTGGCCTCGCCGGCATCGACACCGGCGCCGGGATGGGGGGCTTCCTCTCGGCGATCGAGCTGCCCGGCTGCAGGATCTACGACTCGCGCTGA
- a CDS encoding S9 family peptidase: MRVRAGVLLLLLTLLPSLSRAAEAPGAEERLKALEAKLTDLEFQLDQVRKSSDDALFWLRLSDVAEVDKVSIAGPPNPRGTARYGIANERHPMRFAQYVFAPKKREAGRKYPVVVLPHGGVHGDFGTYHVHIVKEMLAKGWVVLAPEYRGSTGYGKGFYDAIDYGGLEVDDVVAGLDWAVADLPYVDGSRAAIAGWSHGGLIALLAVMHHPEKFRAAYAGVPVTDLVTRLGYHEQSYEDLFAAKGHVGKKVVEDVDEYRRRSPVFWASKLKTPLLIHATTNDRDVNVLETENLVNALKAEGKKFEVRIYKDAPAGHSFNRIDTPFAKESRREIWDFLEKHLGN; the protein is encoded by the coding sequence ATGCGCGTTCGGGCCGGAGTCCTGCTTCTTCTCCTGACCCTTCTCCCCTCCCTCTCGCGCGCCGCCGAGGCGCCGGGCGCCGAAGAACGGCTGAAGGCCCTCGAGGCGAAGCTGACGGACCTGGAGTTCCAGCTGGACCAGGTTCGGAAGTCCAGCGACGACGCCCTCTTCTGGCTTCGTCTCTCCGACGTGGCCGAGGTCGACAAGGTCTCGATCGCCGGCCCGCCGAACCCGCGCGGGACGGCGCGCTACGGCATCGCGAACGAGCGCCACCCGATGCGCTTCGCCCAGTACGTCTTCGCGCCGAAGAAGCGCGAGGCCGGCCGCAAGTACCCCGTCGTCGTCCTGCCCCACGGGGGGGTTCACGGCGACTTCGGCACGTACCACGTCCACATCGTGAAGGAGATGCTCGCGAAGGGGTGGGTCGTCCTCGCCCCCGAGTACCGCGGATCGACCGGGTACGGGAAGGGCTTCTACGACGCGATCGACTACGGCGGCCTCGAGGTGGACGACGTCGTGGCCGGCCTGGATTGGGCCGTCGCCGACCTGCCCTACGTCGACGGTTCCCGCGCGGCGATCGCCGGCTGGAGCCACGGCGGCCTGATCGCCCTGCTTGCCGTGATGCACCACCCGGAGAAGTTCCGGGCGGCCTACGCTGGCGTGCCGGTCACCGACCTCGTGACGCGCCTCGGCTACCACGAGCAGTCGTACGAGGACCTCTTCGCGGCGAAGGGCCACGTCGGCAAGAAGGTCGTCGAGGACGTCGACGAGTACCGCAGGCGAAGCCCCGTCTTCTGGGCCTCAAAGCTGAAGACGCCGCTCCTGATCCACGCCACGACGAACGACCGCGACGTGAACGTGCTCGAGACGGAGAACCTGGTCAACGCCCTGAAGGCGGAAGGGAAGAAGTTCGAGGTCCGGATCTACAAGGACGCCCCGGCCGGGCACTCCTTCAACCGGATCGACACGCCGTTCGCGAAGGAGTCGCGCAGGGAGATCTGGGACTTCCTCGAGAAGCACCTCGGGAATTGA
- a CDS encoding ROK family protein translates to MRIGIDLGGTKTEALALGEAGRELLRLRRPTPPDYDGTLAAIAGLVAEVETTLGARGTVGVGMPGTISPATGLVKNANSTWLLGRPLGTDLARLLGRDVRLANDANCFALSEASDGAAAGAACVFGVIVGTGTGGGIVVNGQVRTGPNAVAGEWGHNPLPWAREDEQPGPACWCGKYGCIETFLSGPGLSRDHLAATGEARSAAELAVAAATGDAGATATLTRHTHRMARALASVINVLDPDVIVLGGGLSNLASLYDEVPRLWGRWVFSDRVDTPLLPPRWGDSSGVRGAAWLFCDDEAPEVPR, encoded by the coding sequence CTGAGGATCGGCATCGACCTCGGAGGGACGAAGACCGAGGCGCTGGCCCTGGGCGAGGCTGGCCGCGAGCTCCTTCGTCTGCGGCGCCCGACCCCGCCCGACTACGACGGCACGCTCGCCGCAATCGCCGGCCTCGTCGCCGAGGTCGAGACGACGCTCGGAGCGCGCGGAACGGTCGGCGTCGGGATGCCCGGAACGATCTCCCCCGCAACCGGCCTCGTGAAGAACGCGAACTCCACCTGGCTCCTCGGCCGCCCGCTCGGCACCGATCTCGCCCGCCTCCTCGGGCGCGACGTCCGCCTCGCCAACGACGCGAACTGCTTCGCCCTCTCCGAGGCGAGCGACGGCGCGGCCGCCGGAGCCGCGTGCGTCTTCGGCGTCATCGTCGGGACGGGCACGGGCGGCGGAATCGTCGTGAACGGCCAGGTCCGCACCGGCCCGAACGCGGTCGCCGGCGAGTGGGGTCACAACCCGCTCCCGTGGGCCCGGGAGGACGAGCAGCCCGGCCCCGCCTGCTGGTGCGGAAAGTACGGCTGCATCGAGACCTTCCTCTCCGGGCCGGGCCTGTCGCGCGATCATCTTGCGGCGACGGGCGAGGCGCGGAGCGCGGCCGAGCTCGCCGTCGCGGCCGCCACGGGTGACGCCGGCGCGACGGCCACTCTCACACGCCATACCCACCGGATGGCCCGCGCCCTCGCGAGCGTCATCAACGTCCTCGACCCCGACGTGATCGTCCTCGGCGGAGGACTCTCGAACCTTGCCTCGCTCTACGACGAGGTTCCCCGCCTCTGGGGACGATGGGTATTCTCGGACCGCGTCGACACGCCGCTCCTCCCGCCCCGCTGGGGCGACTCCTCGGGCGTTCGCGGCGCCGCCTGGCTCTTCTGCGACGACGAAGCTCCGGAGGTGCCGCGATGA
- a CDS encoding PAS domain-containing sensor histidine kinase produces the protein MDDASWSKDSRAEEIAAGAAGDGEARFRALFETMTEGVALHRLLLDERGEPADYVLTDANPAYEAHTGIRKEDAVGRLASNLYGAGGAPYLDVFGRVAITGEPARMEAYFAPLRRHFRILVFSPARGEFATVFEDVTVAREMEAALGASHAALVARNEELDAYAHTVAHDLKNPVSAILGFAEHLEQGADTLPESERRESLDAITRSARKMQTIIDALLLIGETRRSDVPMAPLDLGPIAGESLAGLAHEVKRLRAEVLLPGSWPAAAGYAPWVEQVLTNYVSNALKYGGRPPRVELGATVLDDRRVRVWVRDNGRGLTPEERAKTFAPFTRLWRGDADGHGLGLSIVRRLVERMGGEVAVESGGATGAGCTFSFTLPRA, from the coding sequence ATGGACGACGCGAGCTGGTCGAAGGATTCGCGGGCCGAAGAGATCGCTGCCGGGGCGGCCGGCGATGGAGAGGCGCGGTTCCGGGCGCTCTTCGAGACGATGACCGAGGGAGTCGCGTTGCACCGTCTCCTGCTCGACGAGCGGGGCGAGCCGGCCGACTACGTCCTCACCGACGCCAACCCGGCGTACGAGGCCCACACCGGAATCCGCAAGGAGGACGCCGTCGGGCGCCTGGCCTCGAACCTCTACGGCGCCGGCGGAGCCCCGTACCTCGACGTCTTCGGGCGCGTCGCGATCACCGGCGAGCCGGCGCGGATGGAGGCCTACTTCGCGCCGCTCCGGCGCCACTTCCGGATCCTCGTGTTCTCCCCGGCCCGGGGCGAGTTCGCCACGGTCTTCGAGGACGTCACGGTGGCCAGGGAGATGGAGGCGGCTCTCGGCGCGTCGCACGCGGCGCTCGTGGCTCGAAACGAGGAGCTCGACGCGTACGCCCACACCGTCGCCCACGACCTGAAGAACCCCGTGTCGGCCATCCTGGGGTTCGCCGAGCACCTCGAGCAGGGCGCCGACACCCTGCCGGAGTCCGAACGGCGGGAATCGCTCGACGCGATCACCCGGAGCGCGCGGAAGATGCAGACGATCATCGACGCGCTCCTCCTCATCGGAGAGACCCGCCGGTCGGACGTCCCGATGGCGCCCCTCGACCTGGGTCCCATCGCGGGCGAGAGCCTGGCCGGTCTCGCGCACGAGGTGAAGCGCCTGCGGGCCGAGGTCCTCCTGCCGGGCTCGTGGCCCGCGGCGGCGGGCTATGCCCCGTGGGTCGAGCAGGTCCTCACGAACTACGTGAGCAACGCGCTGAAGTACGGAGGCCGGCCCCCGCGGGTCGAGCTCGGGGCGACGGTCCTGGACGACCGCCGTGTCCGCGTCTGGGTGCGCGACAACGGTCGGGGGCTGACCCCTGAAGAGCGGGCGAAGACGTTCGCGCCGTTCACCCGGCTCTGGCGGGGGGACGCCGACGGGCACGGTCTCGGCCTGTCGATCGTCCGCCGGCTCGTGGAGAGGATGGGCGGCGAGGTGGCCGTGGAGAGCGGCGGGGCGACCGGCGCCGGCTGCACGTTCAGCTTCACCCTCCCGCGCGCTTAG